Proteins encoded by one window of Acinonyx jubatus isolate Ajub_Pintada_27869175 chromosome X, VMU_Ajub_asm_v1.0, whole genome shotgun sequence:
- the KLHL15 gene encoding kelch-like protein 15 isoform X2 yields the protein MAGDVEGFCSSIHDTSVSAGFRALYEEGLLLDVTLVIEDHQFQAHKALLATQSDYFRIMFTADMRERDQDKIHLKGLTATGFSHVLQFMYYGTIELSMNTVHEILQAAMYVQLIEVVKFCCSFLLAKICLENCAEIMRLLDDFGVNIEGVREKLDAFLLDNFVPLMSRPDFLSYLSFEKLMSYLDNDHLSRFPEIELYEAVQSWLRHDRRRWRHTDTIIQNIRFCLMTPSSVFEKVKTSEFYRYSRQLRYEVDQALNYFQNVHQQPLLDMKSSRIRSAKPQTTVFRGMIGHSMVNSKILLLKKPRVWWELEGPQVPLRPDCLAIVNNFVFLLGGEELGPDGEFHASSKVFRYDPRQNSWLRMADMSVPRSEFAVGVIGKFIYAVAGRTRDETFYSTERYDITNDKWEFVDPYPVNKYGHEGTVLNNKLFITGGITSSSTSKQVCVFDPSKEGTIEQRTRRTQVVTNCWENKSKMNYARCFHKMISYNGKLYVFGGVCVILRASFESQGCPSTEVYNPETDQWTILASMPIGRSGHGVTVLDKQIMVLGGLCYNGHYSDSILTFDPEENKWKEDEYPRMPCKLDGLQVCNLHFPEYILDEMSA from the exons ATGGCAGGGGACGTGGAAGGATTCTGTTCCTCCATCCATGACACCAGTGTCTCTGCTGGGTTCAGAGCACTGTATGAGGAGGGATTGCTTCTTGATGTCACTCTGGTTATTGAAGATCATCAGTTCCAGGCCCATAAAGCACTCTTGGCCACCCAGAGTGATTACTTCAGAATTATGTTTACTGCAGACATGAGGGAGCGAGATCAGgacaaaattcatttaaaaggtTTAACTGCTACTGGTTTCAGCCACGTGCTTCAATTTATGTACTATGGAACTATAGAACTGAGTATGAATACTGTTCATGAGATCCTTCAGGCTGCCATGTATGTTCAACTTATAGAAGTGGTGAAGTTCTGCTGCTCTTTTCTGTTAGCCAAAATCTGCTTAGAAAATTGTGCAGAAATTATGAGACTCTTAGATGATTTTGGTGTTAACATCGAGGGAGTCAGGGAGAAGTTGGACGCCTTTCTGCTAGACAACTTTGTGCCACTCATGTCCAGGCCTGACTTCCTGTCTTATCTTAGCTTTGAGAAGCTCATGTCTTATTTGGATAATGATCATCTGAGCAGGTTCCCAGAGATAGAGCTGTACGAGGCTGTGCAGTCTTGGCTGCGGCATGATAGAAGACGCTGGAGACATACCGATACCATCATACAGAACATCAGGTTTTGTTTGATGACCCCATCCAGTGTTTTTGAGAAG GTTAAGACATCCGAATTTTATAGATACTCCCGACAGCTGCGCTATGAAGTTGACCAAGCACTGAATTACTTTCAGAACGTTCACCAGCAGCCTTTGTTGGACATGAAGTCAAGCCGCATCCGTTCTGCCAAACCCCAAACTACAGTATTCCGAGGCATGATTGGACATAGCATGGTTAACAGTAAAATTCTTCTCTtaaagaaaccaagagtctggtgGGAACTGGAGGGCCCACAAGTTCCTCTGCGCCCGGATTGCCTTGCTATCGTCAATAACTTTGTGTTCTTGTTGGGCGGGGAAGAACTGGGCCCGGATGGCGAATTCCATGCTTCTTCCAAAGTGTTCAGGTATGACCCCAGGCAAAACTCTTGGCTCCGGATGGCAGACATGTCTGTGCCACGTTCAGAGTTTGCAGTTGGTGTCATTGGAAAGTTTATTTACGCTGTGGCAGGCAGAACCAGAGATGAGACTTTCTATTCAACTGAGAGGTATGACATCACCAATGATAAATGGGAATTTGTGGATCCTTATCCAGTTAACAAATACGGACATGAAGGGACAGTGCTCAATAACAAGTTGTTCATCACCGGTGGAATCACCTCGTCTTCCACCTCCAAACAGGTGTGTGTGTTTGACCCCAGTAAAGAAGGGACCATAGAACAGCGGACCAGGAGAACTCAAGTGGTTACCAACTGTTGGGAGAATAAGAGCAAAATGAATTACGCAAGATGCTTTCACAAGATGATTTCTTACAACGGCAAGCTTTATGTCTTTGGTGGCGTCTGTGTGATCTTGAGAGCCTCTTTTGAGTCTCAGGGATGCCCTTCCACAGAAGTGTACAACCCAGAGACTGATCAGTGGACCATTTTGGCATCCATGCCAATTGGCAGAAGTGGTCATGGTGTGACTGTGCTGGACAAACAGATAATGGTTCTCGGAGGCCTTTGCTACAATGGTCATTACAGCGATTCCATTCTCACTTTTGATCCAGAAGAAAACAAGTGGAAGGAAGACGAGTACCCACGGATGCCCTGCAAGCTAGATGGTTTACAAGTATGCAACCTGCATTTTCCGGAATATATACTGGACGAG aTGTCAGCGTAG
- the KLHL15 gene encoding kelch-like protein 15 isoform X1: MAGDVEGFCSSIHDTSVSAGFRALYEEGLLLDVTLVIEDHQFQAHKALLATQSDYFRIMFTADMRERDQDKIHLKGLTATGFSHVLQFMYYGTIELSMNTVHEILQAAMYVQLIEVVKFCCSFLLAKICLENCAEIMRLLDDFGVNIEGVREKLDAFLLDNFVPLMSRPDFLSYLSFEKLMSYLDNDHLSRFPEIELYEAVQSWLRHDRRRWRHTDTIIQNIRFCLMTPSSVFEKVKTSEFYRYSRQLRYEVDQALNYFQNVHQQPLLDMKSSRIRSAKPQTTVFRGMIGHSMVNSKILLLKKPRVWWELEGPQVPLRPDCLAIVNNFVFLLGGEELGPDGEFHASSKVFRYDPRQNSWLRMADMSVPRSEFAVGVIGKFIYAVAGRTRDETFYSTERYDITNDKWEFVDPYPVNKYGHEGTVLNNKLFITGGITSSSTSKQVCVFDPSKEGTIEQRTRRTQVVTNCWENKSKMNYARCFHKMISYNGKLYVFGGVCVILRASFESQGCPSTEVYNPETDQWTILASMPIGRSGHGVTVLDKQIMVLGGLCYNGHYSDSILTFDPEENKWKEDEYPRMPCKLDGLQVCNLHFPEYILDEVRRCN; the protein is encoded by the exons ATGGCAGGGGACGTGGAAGGATTCTGTTCCTCCATCCATGACACCAGTGTCTCTGCTGGGTTCAGAGCACTGTATGAGGAGGGATTGCTTCTTGATGTCACTCTGGTTATTGAAGATCATCAGTTCCAGGCCCATAAAGCACTCTTGGCCACCCAGAGTGATTACTTCAGAATTATGTTTACTGCAGACATGAGGGAGCGAGATCAGgacaaaattcatttaaaaggtTTAACTGCTACTGGTTTCAGCCACGTGCTTCAATTTATGTACTATGGAACTATAGAACTGAGTATGAATACTGTTCATGAGATCCTTCAGGCTGCCATGTATGTTCAACTTATAGAAGTGGTGAAGTTCTGCTGCTCTTTTCTGTTAGCCAAAATCTGCTTAGAAAATTGTGCAGAAATTATGAGACTCTTAGATGATTTTGGTGTTAACATCGAGGGAGTCAGGGAGAAGTTGGACGCCTTTCTGCTAGACAACTTTGTGCCACTCATGTCCAGGCCTGACTTCCTGTCTTATCTTAGCTTTGAGAAGCTCATGTCTTATTTGGATAATGATCATCTGAGCAGGTTCCCAGAGATAGAGCTGTACGAGGCTGTGCAGTCTTGGCTGCGGCATGATAGAAGACGCTGGAGACATACCGATACCATCATACAGAACATCAGGTTTTGTTTGATGACCCCATCCAGTGTTTTTGAGAAG GTTAAGACATCCGAATTTTATAGATACTCCCGACAGCTGCGCTATGAAGTTGACCAAGCACTGAATTACTTTCAGAACGTTCACCAGCAGCCTTTGTTGGACATGAAGTCAAGCCGCATCCGTTCTGCCAAACCCCAAACTACAGTATTCCGAGGCATGATTGGACATAGCATGGTTAACAGTAAAATTCTTCTCTtaaagaaaccaagagtctggtgGGAACTGGAGGGCCCACAAGTTCCTCTGCGCCCGGATTGCCTTGCTATCGTCAATAACTTTGTGTTCTTGTTGGGCGGGGAAGAACTGGGCCCGGATGGCGAATTCCATGCTTCTTCCAAAGTGTTCAGGTATGACCCCAGGCAAAACTCTTGGCTCCGGATGGCAGACATGTCTGTGCCACGTTCAGAGTTTGCAGTTGGTGTCATTGGAAAGTTTATTTACGCTGTGGCAGGCAGAACCAGAGATGAGACTTTCTATTCAACTGAGAGGTATGACATCACCAATGATAAATGGGAATTTGTGGATCCTTATCCAGTTAACAAATACGGACATGAAGGGACAGTGCTCAATAACAAGTTGTTCATCACCGGTGGAATCACCTCGTCTTCCACCTCCAAACAGGTGTGTGTGTTTGACCCCAGTAAAGAAGGGACCATAGAACAGCGGACCAGGAGAACTCAAGTGGTTACCAACTGTTGGGAGAATAAGAGCAAAATGAATTACGCAAGATGCTTTCACAAGATGATTTCTTACAACGGCAAGCTTTATGTCTTTGGTGGCGTCTGTGTGATCTTGAGAGCCTCTTTTGAGTCTCAGGGATGCCCTTCCACAGAAGTGTACAACCCAGAGACTGATCAGTGGACCATTTTGGCATCCATGCCAATTGGCAGAAGTGGTCATGGTGTGACTGTGCTGGACAAACAGATAATGGTTCTCGGAGGCCTTTGCTACAATGGTCATTACAGCGATTCCATTCTCACTTTTGATCCAGAAGAAAACAAGTGGAAGGAAGACGAGTACCCACGGATGCCCTGCAAGCTAGATGGTTTACAAGTATGCAACCTGCATTTTCCGGAATATATACTGGACGAGGTCAGACGTTGCAACTAA